DNA sequence from the Callospermophilus lateralis isolate mCalLat2 chromosome 2, mCalLat2.hap1, whole genome shotgun sequence genome:
AAGCATCTGCCAGGCCTATGAGGTAAACCCCAGCCATGAGCAGTGAATGCACCTTAGTGGACATGTCTACTGCATAGCGCAAGGGGTTGCTGATGGACCCATCAAAGGCCTTGTCTTACTGGCAAAAGCATACGGTACAGGGTCTTTTTGTAAAGTAGAACATATGACTAGATATTTTTCTTAgtataaaaaaagatataaatgtGTTCTGTCCTATTTATATTCTAGTAGAAAAAAATGATTGAATATGTATTttctattctttgaatatttagacAAGAGAGGAGAAGAATGGACAGTAAAAATTGTTCATTCTTGAATGAATTCATTTTCTTGGAAATTACTAGTAATGCTGACCTCAAAATGACCCTTTTCATCATGTTTCTCCTGACTTACCTCACTAATCTTCTGGAGAAGAATGAGCAGGAAAAATTGTTCATTCTTGAATTGATCTTGGGAATTACTGATCTCAAAGTGACCTATAGTGCCATGGAAAACTATAAACATGGGTCTATAAAACTGGAAAATTCAAGCAGTTTGGGATGTAAGAAATAAGTTTAAAAGCTTTGATAAATAAAAGTACATGTGTATGCTGCAATTTTCCAAGATCAATATTAGTGATTGGTTTTAAAGACCactgtgtggggctggggatgtggctcaagcggtatcgtgCTCCCCTGGCAcgcatgtggcccaggttcgatcctcagcaccacacatagacaaagatgttgtgtccaccaaatactaaaaaataaatattaaaaaattctcactctctctcactctttctttaaaaaaataaaaaataaataaataaagaccacTGTGTGAGCCTAGACAATGTGTACTATGCTTGGTCTATGTGGTCTTTAGTATTTGATGGGACACATTATAattatccttttctttttttccaagaaGTGTATTAGATTGACATAAGGCTCACTGCCTATTTGTAAGTATAGTCTGGAGGCAAAGGGGAATTTTCCTTATTGAACAAATAATGCTCAAACAGAAATTATGGAACCCACATAAAAAGCACATAAACTTGCATGATATCAGGATTTTAGAAGGACATATTTATTTAGGAAGTGAAAACAGGATGAAGACCAATTAATAGTTCAAATATATGGGTTTTTGataaacccagcctaattccctcttaagattgggaaccatctcatcacaaaggcatcAAAAgtgaattttggctttactataaattactgtgatttctaAAGTTGTTTGGAATGCCtgaccatgccttgaactcacccatgcctagcattccatgaccagataacaaccctttctgaaactttagtggcaTCTCATAAATTCTGACTTTCCCTGGCCAGATGACAACTCTCTCTGAAACTCTAGTGGTGCCTCATAAACTCTGATGTTGggatctaaatttactccctaagtGCTGGACCATTATTAACCTACTACCTGCCTTGTGTTATgtttgtcaaaatcctgttatctgtaagttctcaagacatcccCTCTTTTTTGCAACTTTCTGTGCTATAAAGCTGCGCTCCTAGGGAGCTGTGAGGCTGTCTTCTATTCCTGTGGGTTTCAGGAGAGACAACCCCGGCCAGTCGGAATTACAAGCTTGCTTTGATTTGATTTAAATTGGAgtcggtggtcttttctttgtgtcattgtttaacattttgtttccttaagtgtatttataaatatttaatttttgtgtgtgtgtgtatgattctTAATTGTACTCAGATATGTGAACAGTGGAGAATGGATAtctgtatatttttatttgtatgctttctTATTACTGTGGTATTTCTatgatcaaaaatttaaaaaaattgtattacTGTACATACCTATTCTATGATAAAATAAGTACAGTCTTTCTTATCATCtaagatataaataaaattatgttatttttgGTACTATCAAGTTCATTCAAAGATTTTTGTTCTGAGaagaatacattatttttgatgattagacttcagaatttacagaacTACTTTAGAAGGCATAACTTGGTTCACTTATAAAAAtcccatttttttcaaaaaaggtcattttttaattttaatttttttttattagtagtATTTTTAGATTTGTGCGGAACCCAaggtcttgtgcatgtgaggcaagcactcaccaactgagctgtatttccagttttatgtcatttttttttttaccttagttttaaatttgaaactcAAGATATTTCCTGAGAGGAGCCATTTATTGGTAACTGAGTACTGAGCAGATACCATTGTATTATAACAGGCAGCATTTGGCACTTAAACTTAAAGCTACTTCTCTCAGGCTTTGACATCATGCAGGCATGTAATTACATTTCTGtttctgtgttgtcccctgtgaATACATGAGCATATTTAGTAAATGTTGAACTGACATCTGAAGTCACTGAATAATATCTGTACAATGAAAACTGCAAATTATTTCATCATGTAGAAGAAATAGAAGATGTGCATATTttacattataaaatataatcagtatCATCCTTGTCCAGCTGAAGCAGAATTAATGAAACTATTAACCCCAGGTGCTGCTCAAAAGAAATAGGAACAAAAGTGTATGGGTAAATTGAGTTTATGGGGCACAAGCAGAAACCTTTAAACCTGTTTCTAAAAGGAACATTGccccattctgtcacatgtgccgTTTTCCTTCACTACACTTTGATATAAACTGTCATAGGGTCCCACTAATGCCACTTTGAAAAGCTTACATGTCTCCTGTGCTTTACTTATATTTTGAGAGTTCTCACCTGAGATATTTTATAATTACAGCTAGAAAAGCTACAACCATTTAAGTCTTTAAGTTTTACAATGTTAGTGGATAATTCAGAGTTTCATAGAGTTGTACAATCCTTCTAACTCGTGGTCATGTTTACGTTTTCTCACTAAGATTCTCCTGATGTTTGGACATCCTACACTTGAGCAGAGCCACATGTAGTACTGAGCATCAATTAAGTACTTAGATGAATGCTTTCTACTTCATTTACACACTTTTGTTTATTCACTAACTTAGAATATACaaccattttatttctttttaaaagctaTAAAATATTTACTCAAAGTACATTGCATATCCTCAATTCACTAAAATTTTATATCTAATGAACACTTGAATGTTACTCCACTGATTGATCTTTATTAATTTTTCCATTCTGTGTCTCAGTTACAATGCTCTGAAAGAATGAAAAGCATAAGACATGCTGTCCTTCAGCAAAGAATGCTGACAGTCTTTCACTGAAGTTCAAGATTTAATAATCAGAGCAATGGGAAAAATGATGCTTTTAGGAGAGTATTCCTTGTTAATCACTAAGGTAACCATTTAACCAAAAttgcaaaagaaaggaagaaaagctcAGAGTTGAGAATTTTAGTTCAAAGTGGACTTTATTAATGTCCTTCATTTACAATTTGTTCATGTAATTTTATTGTTGACAGGAAATCAATAAATTCATGGTACAATGTGACATAAagtttatataaaaatgaaaaatgaaatattgaAAACAAATAACTCTAGGGATATCTTTACTTTCATTGATAGATAATTGTCTTTTGTGAAGTTGGTTTTAAAATTTACAATCAGTAGCATCtagattgttttttttaattattcagtCTATAATCTTCATAATCCCAAATTATGTCAAAAGTTCTTTGCTCTCAAGTGCATAGACTGTACCTAATGTTGTTTTCTTGGACAACTGCAAAAGAGTGGAGATTTAACTGGTATGAAGTATGCACTATTTTATCAGTCAGAAATGTAAGACTGAAAAAAAGCACTGACACTTAGACTTTTATAAACTTTATATTATGGTCTGGGATCAATTTTATATTGTGGGATCTGGGAATTTTTCTCAATAGTTTTAACATAGTGAAATAAATCTTGGCTCTGAGATACAGAATATTGTTCTCACTGCATCCCACTTTTGCCTTTATTATAATAATAGCAGCCCACCTTGTAACTACTTAGAAATAACATATCTTCTTTATACTTATACGatttttacaaaattaaaaattgcaTCAATTGAAAAGAGTCATATATACATTGCATAGTAATAAAAGCAATGTGATTATTATATCTACTATGTCAAAGAAGGGGATTACCATATGCATTATTTCAAAGCCTCATGATTTCTTTATTGTACAATATTCACAGTCTTTTCttctacatattttgaaatatataatacattatcACTGACTATAGTAACCCTACTGTTCAGTAggacaccaaatttagttcttcttttgtactcaaacaactcatcataaaacaaataagtgagcgaacaaacaaaaaagaccTTGAATAAAACATTCTAGAGAAGATTGAATAGGCATATCTTTAAAGAAGGCATACAGATAAATatcaagtatttaaaaaaaattcaactctGGTTATCattagaggaatgcaaatcaaagGCACTTTGCtccatatttcttatattttgtactttattttattatagtagTTTTCCTGCCCGACTCTGACTATAATTCTCATCTCCATCTGTAATCCTTTTTTCTCCCCACCATATCTCCACTGTATCTCTAATCATTGCTTAGACCTGAAGTTAAACATCTCTAATACAAGGAATCATTTCTTCATTGAAGTCTACAttgaaatatttccttttaaataGATCACCTGGCCTTGTGACTTCATGGTGTGCTATAGTTAAATGTGAATTACTTGTAAGTTAAATTGGTTACTTTTTCTGATTTCCAATAGGATATATAACTTATTTGCATTgaattttttttgtcatgaaaatcAATGCACACgataatgcaaaagtcacacactGAAAACCTAATAAATCTTAGAATaattaagattattctaagaatctAAGATATCATTTATTTTGGTTTACATTAAACCAAATAAATGATATTTTAGTACAATATATACCGGCAGAAAAGTTTTCTAAAACTAAAGAATATCATATTTAAATTGAAGCCACAGGGCCTGGGTTATGGCTCAGtcatagaatgcttgcctagcatgcatgaggcattgggttgggtcttcagcaccatataaatagatagataggtagatagatagatagatagataaatggcaCATAATGAAGTATAGGATGTTTAATAAACTAGAAACTACTAGTATGTGGCCATACATTACTGAGATTTCTCATATTATAGGTTTTAAACAAAACAACACCATTTTGAAATTCTGTATAACATGTAtttgtttattaaaataaaattttatttttcagcttttttATGCTCACTTTCACATCTTTGTTCCGCAGGCTATAAATCAGAGGATTCAACATGGGAATCACAAGGGTGTAGAACAGTGAGCTCATTTTATCTTGATCCAGAGAGTAGGCAGAACTTGGTCGGAAATACATGAAGAGTATAGTACCCTGGAAAATTACAACTACAGTTAAGTGGGAGGCACAGGTGGAGAAAGCTTTGAGTCTCCCCTCAGCAGAGCAGATCTTTAAGACTGATGAGATGATGTAACAATAAGAGATAAGGACTCCACAAATGGTACTCAGTTCAATGAAACCAAAAAAGATGAATATCACTAACTCATTGACCTGTGTGTCAGAGCAAGAGAGTAACAGGAGAGGAGGGATGTCACAGAAGAAATGATTAATCTCCTTAGACCCACAGAAACATAAGCGGAATGTTAGTGTTGTGTGTATCAAAGCATCAAGCAGACTTACGAGGTAAACCCCAGCCATGAGCAGTGAACACACCTTAGTGGACATGTCTACTGCATACCGCAAGGGGTTGCTGATGGCCTTGTACCTATCAAAGGCCATCACTGCCAGCAGCAGACACTCAGAATCTGCAAAGCTACAGAAGGTCAAGAACTGCACAGCACATCCCAGGAAAGAAATTGATTTGTTCTTGGCGAATATGTCGACCAGCATCTTGGGTCCAACTGCTGTGGAATAGCAGAGGTCACAGAAAGAGAGGTGGCTGAGGAAAAAGTACATTGGTGTGTGAAGCTGGGGGTTCACTCTGATTAAGAAGATCATTCCAAGATTTGCAAGGAGAATTATGAGATAAACAACTAGAAATACAGGGAATAGAATCACTTTCATCTGAGGGTTACCAGTGATTCCCAAGAGAAAAAATTGACTtaatgttgagcaatttccactgTCCATTCTTCTTGGGTTTTGAAATACTCTGTTATagatatcaatgagaaaatgaTATATTAGGGATTGCTTTTTATGCATACATGAAAAATATTATTATGAGGCATTTCCTAATTTCCTTtattacatttattattattattatttattacattattttcttttccttcagaAAATAGCCTACACAAATACAAGTGTCACTGATAAGAAacattattgtatttttaaaaagaagctaaaaTGTCTAACATAAGAACTGATTAACTTTGCTTtcaaatttatatataatttctgaCTATATGACTTTAGACTTAAATAAAACAGTAGATgggcaattggcatatattggcaTTTGCAATGTGTTGCTTTTATTACATTGGAATAAAAGTAGAATAAACTTAAATTTGCATGTACCACATCCCTTGGAGAAAGATTTTGTAAAGAAGTGGATTTCTAAATTATGAACTAGTAACAGTGATACAGTCCTTATTCAAATGACAAATGAAGTCAGTTAAACTTCCACAAGTCTATCAGGAAAACATCATTGGTCATTATATAGAGGAGTTTATTTACTTGAGTAAGAAGGTATGAAACCAGTTACTTACACATCTATCAAGAATTTCTCATTAGTAAGTCAAGTCATATTTTCCCATTACTTTTAAGCATACCCACTCAGAGACTTACCCAAGATGAGAAAGTCTGTCTGTCCTTATCTCTGGTGCCTGAATGATAAGTAGATCACATCTTATTTTCGCCTAGTGACCATTGGGAGTTAAATCTCCTAAGCCACTTCTGTCACTTCTTTGTGTTATTCAGACATGATTAATTAGATATTTTTCTGAGTATTTTCTCTTGAGAATACTGAAACAAATTCAGCAGAGACTGAACTTTTATTTCTTTGCCCTTGTCACAAATTAATCAATATGATAAATGAATCAGGACTTATTTAACATTCTTGTTTCTTGTCTCTCATGACCCTACACAAATTAATCAATGTCAGAAATGGACCCAGACTTATTTAAAAGTCCGCTTCGTGGCTCTCACGACCGAACCAGCTGTCTGATGAAATCAGACATCTACGGAAACACAAATATTTATTCCTTTTTTGGAGGGTTCCAGGTCCTGCTTCTTCATGTCTGAGACAGCTTCTTGCACTACATTTTAGACAAATGGTAGTCTACAGGCTACTTCTTTCATTAATCATGGTATGATCCAGCTCACCTCCACACCAACTGCCCTCATTTCAACTCACCGTCTCTCACTACATGCTGGTCCTCTTTCAAATGTTTGTGTATTTCATCTTATGTGAGTGCCTCTACATTAGCACAGTCATTAGCACAGAGTAATGAATAGGTAAATGTATGTGTTTTAAAATACTCTAATGTTACACTGTATATATTCAACAACCAGCAATGAATATATTTCAAGATTTATTTCTGCTAACTtagttcacatgtaaaatgacttattattttttaataatgcaTATTGGCatgattttttcaaagaaaacctcatgatttaattttttgttttcaaaaatacCTTTTGATTACTATTATTTATATTAGATACTGGAAGTATAATTTTTTGTGCACACTCATTTTTTCCTGTGTGCCACCAATGGATGTTCTCCCTCTTTCTTACTTGAATAAGAATGTATAATACCATTTACTTACATATCTTTCAAAATTAATTTCTCATTAGTAAGTCAAATCATATTTTTTATATTACTTTTAAGCATGGCCACTCAGAGACTTACCCAAGATGAAAAAGTCTGTCTGTCCTTATCTCTGGTGCCTGAGTGACAAGTAGATCACATTTTATTTTCACCTAGTGACTGTTGGGAGATAAATCATCCTTGTCTTTGACTTTATTTGACTCCTTTGTAGGTACGAAGATCTCAATCTTGCATTACATTTTTCCCACCATAAGTGTTTCTATTCTCCTTTCTGTAAATGTGTTCTTTAAGAAAATTAATTCAGCACTTATTTTATGAACtccaaaattataatttaaatatagGCCATTCTGAATTTCTTGAAAAATGCCATTTGTTTGCACACACTATTCAACTTATTTTCATATATAGTATTTCACATACTACTTTGTCTTTCTGCCTCTTAACAACCTCATTATACAGATTCTAAAAGTGAGATACTCAAGTAAATCAGTACACTTCTGGAGTCccataaaattttatttggattCCAAAACACCTATTCTCATTAGGTAACTTACTACagtatactaggaaaaaaaaaaaaaaacaacagatatCCCCATGAATAAAATTATCTTGGTTGCTTTCATGAAAAGTTATACAGTCTGTGCAGAGATTCAGATTTCTAAGACTTTGGAAATTGTAAGATGATGGAAATTGTAATCCAAGTCTCATCTCTACACCTAGGATAGATTCTCCCAGAAATTAAGCACAGAAGGGAGCAGATGATGCATAATCTGTGTTATTTATTTTAACTGGATACTTCCATATTATTAACATGGGTTTGCATAAGTCTTCCACATCACAAAATTCTAGAATCACATACAACATTAAGAAAACCCCAGGATCTGTGCCATAttctgaatgatatttttttaaacaatgcatATTGGTATGATGTTTTCAAAAAAAcccatgatttatttttttttcaaaataactttTGCATATTAAATTATAGTACGTACTGGAAGTATAATTTATTGTGAAGACTCATTTTTCTTGTACAACCAACAATGAGTGTGCTTCCTCCTTCAGTCTTGCCAatcatccttgtttttgactttATTTAACTCCTTTGTTGATACAAAGACCTTAATCTTGCTTTACGTTCTTCCCACCATAAAAGGGTCTCTATTGTCCTTTCTGTAACTGTGTTCTTTTAGTATCTTTTCATTCAGCCCTGAATTTATGAGTACCAAAGTTATTAATTTAATTATACACCATTGAGGATATCTTACAAAATGCCATTTGCTTTCACATTTTATTCAActtatttctagttttattttcttttttaaaaatttattttttacttgtagttcgaaacaataccttcattttatttatttatttttatgtggtgctgaggatcaaactcaggtctGCACATGTGCACGGTGAGGGTTGTACTGCTGAGCTCCAGCTGCAGCCCATCATTCAACTTATttctatatataatatttaacataCTATTTTGTCTTTCTGCCTCTTATTAACCTTATTATACAGATTCTAAAAGTGAGATACATAAGTGGTTAGTAAACTTCTGGAGTTCCATAAACATCATACTTGAACTCCTATTTTCATTAGGTTTCTCActatagagtgtgtgtgtgtgtgtgtgtgtgtgtgtgtgtgtgagagagagagagagagagagagagagagagagatagagatctCCCTGAAAAAAATATCTTGTTTGCTTTCATGAAAAGTTATAGAATCTTTGTGCAGAAATTCAGATTTCTCAGGAAATGGAATTGTCATCCAAGTCTCATCTCTATATCTAAGATAGATTCTCCCAGAGATTAAGTATAGAGGGAAATAGTAGGAGAAGCTGCCAGATTGATGTATAATTTGTGTTATTCATTTTAACTGGATATTTCCATATCATAAATTTTGGTTTGCAGAGGCCTTCCACATCACTCAATTCAATGAAtacaataaaacattttaaaaaatggtgcccTAGTGTCTGTGCCATATCTGAGTGATATTTTATAATGTGTCAATGGTTTTAGTGTAAACAGATATCTATGTGTTGATTAAAGATGTTGACTCTAATGTACAATTATATACAGTATAtgttaatataattatatatgtattttaaagcACATTTAGTGAAATACTCTATTTTTTAACTAAAACAAATGATAATTTTTTAATGTACAAAATTAATATAAGAGCTGATAAATAAAAGACCATGTATGTACACAGATACTGTAAAGAATTTCCGTGTCAAGTCTTACCGGGTAGTAGCCTGGAATAATATTTCCTGAAACCTAGTCTATATATTAAGCAAAGCATAGTTTGACAGAGGAATCAATCTTGATTCTTTAGCACAGTATTTATTGGATAAATCTCCCTATGCTGCATTTCAAAATGAGCAGAAATGTACAAACTTCCCACTACCTAATAATGTCTAATTTTTGAACATATGAAAATGCTTATTCCCTTTATTTGATTAATATACATTAATTGTATACACCAATTGAATTACCCTAATGGATCACACAAAGATGTTCAAATAAAACGAAAATCATTAAAATGTCATTAATTTGGGAAAAGGGTTATGGTTGCTTAGTGATCCATTTCAATCTATTTTCCAATTTCATTGTTATTCTTTGAGTGATGGTGCTGATACAAATACACTAAATCTACTGCTTTAGGGGGTAGTGTTGAAGCCAAGCCCTAATTaataaattgtatttttatacACCCATTAATCTGAAGACACTGATACATTTATGCTACCCAAGAGGTTTACTATGCCTCTTTTTTCTGTTGCACATTTGAAAGAATGGAAATTATTCTTCAtttagatccattttcctatcAGGTGATGCATTCTCAGTCTCTAGGAATGGAtgacattttttttccaagttgtACTCATCAGAAAATATAACTTCTCTCCAATGCTTTCTTTAAAACCTAAGTAAAGCAGCCTCATGATAATTGTTAATAATagaatgattatatatatatatatatatatatatatagacatatagacaaatattttttttagttgtaggtgggca
Encoded proteins:
- the LOC143391733 gene encoding olfactory receptor 5W2-like, whose translation is MDSGNCSTLSQFFLLGITGNPQMKVILFPVFLVVYLIILLANLGMIFLIRVNPQLHTPMYFFLSHLSFCDLCYSTAVGPKMLVDIFAKNKSISFLGCAVQFLTFCSFADSECLLLAVMAFDRYKAISNPLRYAVDMSTKVCSLLMAGVYLVSLLDALIHTTLTFRLCFCGSKEINHFFCDIPPLLLLSCSDTQVNELVIFIFFGFIELSTICGVLISYCYIISSVLKICSAEGRLKAFSTCASHLTVVVIFQGTILFMYFRPSSAYSLDQDKMSSLFYTLVIPMLNPLIYSLRNKDVKVSIKKLKNKILF